From one Psilocybe cubensis strain MGC-MH-2018 chromosome 13, whole genome shotgun sequence genomic stretch:
- a CDS encoding Superoxide dismutase [Mn], mitochondrial, which yields MLSIARSALRPSLARTFVAGKAFKHTLPPLPYAYDALEPYIAEEIMTLHHTKHHQTYVNGLNAAEEAYAATDSTAKRISLQNALKFNGGGHINHSLFWKNLAPTNQGGGKLVAGGQLEKALIKDFGSVEEFKKAMNAKTAAIQGSGWGWLGYDSATKKLEIVTTANQDPLLSHVPIIGIDIWEHAFYLQYLNAIWNVINFEEAERRFAEAASN from the exons ATGTTGTCTATTGCCAGATCTGCTTTAAGGCCATCACTTGCCAGGACTTTTGTCGCTGGAAAGGCATTCAAGCATACTCTTCCACCTTTGCCGTATGCATATGAT GCTCTCGAACCCTATATCGCCGAAGAAATTATGACCTTGCACCATACTAAGCATCATCAGACCTATGTCAACGGTCTGAACGCGGCTGAGGAGGCATATGCTGCTACTGACTCCACCGCAAAACGCATCTCATTGCAGAATGCCTTGAAATTCAACGGTGGAG GACACATCAACCACTCCCTGTTCTGGAAGAATCTTGCACCTACAAATCAGGGTGGAGGCAAGCTCGTTGCGGGTGGCCAGCTTGAGAAGGCTCTTATTAAGGACTTTGGCTCTGTGGAAGAGTTCAAGAAGGCCATGAACGCGAAAACAGCGGCGATTCAAGGCAGTGGATGGGGTTGGCTC GGATACGATTCGGCAACCAAGAAACTCGAGATCGTGACTACGGCTAACCAGGATCCCCTCTTGT CTCATGTCCCAATTATTGGTATTGATATCTGGGAGCAC GCTTTCTACCTTCAG TATCTTAATGCCATCTGGAACGTCATCAACTTCGAAGAAGCCGAGAGACGCTTTGCAGAGGCCGCCTCGAATTAA
- a CDS encoding UPF0523 protein B yields the protein MSTSEVTRKVAQEWFGYVEGHQYEKLDALATPSANWWIGGSKEKIPVAGDMPYVQRRQGTEQLNEGADKSTTKLVGLTVDGNVAVLEVYRTLDGPGEKHYETYAIVKLILNEKGKIQEVREYLDFFALFKYLGVPGF from the coding sequence ATGTCCACCAGTGAAGTTACCCGCAAAGTCGCTCAAGAATGGTTTGGATACGTCGAGGGCCACCAATACGAAAAATTAGACGCGCTTGCTACACCCAGCGCTAACTGGTGGATTGGCGGATCAAAGGAGAAGATCCCGGTGGCGGGCGACATGCCATACGTGCAGCGGCGCCAGGGTACAGAGCAGCTGAATGAAGGTGCCGATAAAAGTACTACCAAGCTCGTCGGGCTGACGGTCGACGGTAACGTCGCCGTGCTCGAGGTATACAGAACACTCGATGGACCTGGCGAGAAGCACTACGAGACGTATGCAATTGTAAAATTGATACTTAACGAAAAGGGCAAGATTCAGGAAGTCAGGGAGTATTTGGATTTCTTTGCGCTTTTCAAATACCTTGGTGTTCCAGGATTTTAG
- a CDS encoding Isocitrate dehydrogenase [NADP], mitochondrial: MWASTARNARLLSAKVPLNRAWTPALSLSAPHRGFATSKYAMSGAIQKIVVQNPVVELDGDEMTRIIWKKIREELILPYLQLDIKYFDLGLEYRDQTNDQVTVDAANAILEHQVGIKCATITPDEARVKEFNLKEMWRSPNGTIRNILGGTVFREPIILSKIPKPIPGWVKPIVIGRHAFGDQYRSTDYVAPGPGKLQLVYTPADGAPATVMDVYDFKGPGVAMSMYNTDESITGFAHSSFKMALAKKMPLFMSTKNTILKKYDGRFKDIFQDIYDTQYKTQFEEAGIYYEHRLIDDMVAQAVKSSGGFVWACKNYDGDVQSDILAQGFGSLGMMTSELLTPDGQIIESEAAHGTVTRHYREYQKGNETSTNPVASIFAWTRGLLHRAKLDGNDALRNFSLDLEAACVEVIDQDGIMTKDLALAIHGKNMQREHWVITDVYMDAVKAKLQQKLDARKSKL; the protein is encoded by the exons ATGTGGGCCTCTACCGCTCGCAATGCCCGTCTTTTGTCGGCAAAGGTCCCACTGAACAGGGCATGGACTCCTGCGCTCTCGTTATCGGCTCCTCACCGAGGATTTGCTACCTCTAAAT ACGCTATGTCGGGAGCTATCCAAAAGATTGTTGTTCAAAACCCAGTCGTCGAGTTGGACGGCGATGAGATGACAAGGATCATCTGGAAGAAGATTCGTGAGGAG CTTATTCTTCCTTACCTCCAATTGGACATCAAGTACTTCGATCTGGGATTGGAGTACAGGGACCAG ACCAATGACCAAGTCACCGTTGACGCTGCAAATGCCATCTTGGAACACCAGGTTGGTATCAAGTGCGCAACCATCACACCTGACGAAGCTCGTGTGAAGGAATTCAACCTTAAAGAAATGTGGAGGAGTCCCAACGGCACC ATCCGTAACATTCTCGGCGGCACTGTCTTCCGTGAACCCATCATCCTCTCCAAGATCCCTAAGCCCATCCCAGGATGGGTTAAACCCATCGTCATTGGCAGACACGCCTTCGGTGACCAA TATCGCTCGACCGACTATGTCGCTCCTGGACCTGGAAAACTTCAACTTGTCTACACCCCGGCTGATGGCGCTCCTGCTACTGTAATGGACGTTTATGACTTCAAGGGTCCTGGAGTCGCCATGTCCATGTACAACACTGATGAG TCAATTACCGGTTTCGCACACTCCTCTTTCAAAATGGCCCTGGCCAAAAAGATGCCTTTG TTCATGTCGACTAAGAACACCATCTTGAAGAAATACGACGGACGTTTCAAGGACATTTTCCAGGATATCTACGACAC GCAATACAAGACCCAATTCGAGGAAGCTGGCATCTACTATGAGCACCGTCTGATCGACGATATGGTTGCACAGGCTGTCAAGTCTTCTGGAGGATTCGTGTGGGCATGCAAGAACTATGACGGTGACGTGCAATCCGACATTCTCGCACAGGGTTTCGGCTCTCTGGGCATGATGACCTCGGAGCTCCTCACGCCAGATGGCCAGATCATCGAGAGCGAGGCTGCACACGGTACAGTCACCCGCCACTACCGCGAGTACCAGAAGGGCAACGAGACGAGCACGAACCCCGTCGCGTCCATCTTCGCGTGGACCCGCGGTCTGCTTCACCGTGCTAAGCTCGATGGCAACGACGCGTTGAGGAACTTCTCGTTGGACCTCGAGGCTGCTTGCGTGGAGGTTATTGACCAAGACGGAATCATGACCAAGGATTTGGCGCTTGCTATTCATGGAAAGAACATGCAGAGGGAGCACTGGGTCATCACTGACGTCTATATGGATGCCGTTAAG GCTAAGCTGCAGCAGAAGCTTGACGCCCGCAAGTCCAAATTGTGA
- a CDS encoding putative velvet family sexual development regulator (putative velvet family sexual development regulator LACBIDRAFT_317102) gives MYSQYQLNTQPLASSSQPQAAPSTSYTSTRQHNSGLPSPLLSPPSGRAVLHPERGTALIGRPIYFQSGPYVGRTIRTELHEIQKADLGRKYARVDRRPLDPPPVVLLKMFEVHNAGTDREQEEEMEYDDVQVLGLLCTVDLFPVPGPDSLAEHTSPRHSGKTSSAPATHSRFVSSSPSPSSPSGSPYGQQSQQTHGYTHSPTPGASSSYSRFSKGLPSHFSGYMMPSDASTDIVHYVDGYPITENSKQTQALVGATFVQPVVMDYQGSKAIIFVFADLAVKIEGYFILRYRAFDIFARPYSNTNDLAISSECYGGMFRVYSTKEFPGLSASTELTKRLSLWGVRLNIRVSERRRRKRPASDGRRSPTPEPRALRSGDDD, from the exons ATGTATTCCCAGTACCAACTCAACACCCAACCACTTGCATCGAGCTCTCAGCCTCAGGCTGCACCGTCGACCTCGTATACTAGTACTAGGCAACATAACTCGGGGCTTCCATCCCCTTTGTTGTCCCCCCCTTCAGGAAGGGCGGTGCTTCATCCAGAGAGAGGGACAGCTCTCATTGGGCGCCCAATATATTTTCAATCGGGCCCCTATGTCGGCCGAACCATACGCACGGAACTTCATGAAATTCAAAAAGCTGATCTTGGTCGAAA ATACGCGAGGGTCGATCGACGGCCTCTCGATCCCCCACCCGTAGTTTTGCTCAAGATGTTCGAGGTGCACAACGCTGGTACTGATAgagaacaagaagaagaaatggaatACGA TGATGTCCAAGTCCTTGGGTTACTCTGCACAGTAGATTTGTTTCCGGTACCTGGTCCGGATTCATTAGCCGAGCATACGAGCCCCCGTCACAGTGGCAAAACATCCTCGGCTCCCGCGACACATAGCAGATTTGTGTCTTCATCTCCTTCACCATCTTCACCATCAGGTTCGCCTTATGGTCAACAATCTCAACAGACACATGGATACACTCATAGCCCCACTCCTGgcgcctcttcttcgtaTAGCCGATTTTCAAAGGGCCTTCCAAGTCACTTTTCTGGATATATGATGCCTTCAGATGCATCCACGGATATAGTTCACTATGTGGATGGTTATCCGATTACTGAAAATTCGAAGCAAACACAAGCGCTTGTGGGTGCGACCTTTGTACAACCAGTGGTAATGGATTACCAGGGCAGCAAGGCGATAATATTTGTCTTCGCT GATCTGGCTGTCAAGATTGAAGGTTACTTCATCCTCCGCTATCGCGCCTTCGATATTTTTGCCCGGCCGTACAGTAATACCAACGACCTTGCCATTTCCTCTGAATGCTATGGAGGGATGTTCCGTGTCTATTCGACGAAAGAATTTCCGGGACTATCAGCGTCCACAGAATTAACCAAG CGTTTGTCGCTTTGGGGTGTCCGACTTAACATTCGTGTATCtgagaggaggaggcgaaAAAGGCCAGCTTCTGACGGTAGAAGGAGTCCGACGCCAGA GCCTCGCGCTCTTCGAAGTGGCGACGATGATTAG
- a CDS encoding Pathogenesis-related thaumatin-like protein 3.5, whose translation MRLVELFTPNDASIVTMKSFYLVGASALISSAAARTFTVFNACPFTIWPAMFTDLNVAPNVPNFQTGWEAPSFTKVSFTVPNNWKAGRIWARRDCNFATNPGPNSCLDGGCNGGLQCDPHTGTGVPPATVAEWTLEGDGNRDFYDISLVDGYNLPARITNNVGCPVADCPVDLGPNCPSQLKGPFDSTGFPVGCKSACVANLDGNPTNSANCCSGSHNTPATCPPSGVQFYSYFKQNCPNSYAYAFDESSGTALWTCDSGLNADYTLTFCP comes from the exons ATGCGGCTTGTGGAGCTCTTTACTCCT AACGACGCGTCAATTGTTACCATGAAGAGCTTTTACCTTGTCGGAGCTTCGGCCCTTATTTCGTCGGCTGCTGCTCGAACATTCACC GTCTTCAATGCTTGCCCTTTCACTATCTG GCCTGCG ATGTTCACCGATTTGAACGTTGCACCGAACGTCCCAAACTTCCAAACTGG ATGGGAAGCACCCTCTTTCACTAAAGTATCTTTTACTGTTCCGAATAACTGGAAGGCTGGTCGTATCTGG GCCCGCCGCGATTGTAACTTTGCAACCAATCCCGGTCCCAATTCGTGCTTGGATGGCGGCTGCAATGGTGGCTTGCAATGCGATCCTCACACCGGCACC GGTGTCCCGCCTGCCACTGTAGCAGAGTGGACTCTCGAGGGAGACGGGAACCGTGACTTCTACGATA TCTCTCTCGTTGACGGGTACAATCTCCCCGCAAGGATCACCAACAACGTGGGATGCCCCGTTGCTGACTGCCCAGTTGACCTCGGTCCGAATT GTCCTTCCCAGCTTAAGGGACCATTCGACTCTACTGGCTTCCCTGTAGGATGCAAGAGTGCTTGTGTCGCTAACTTGGATGGCAACCCAA CCAACTCAGCCAACTGCTGCTCTGGCTCACATAATACCCCCGCGACTTGTCCTCCCTCAG GTGTCCAATTCTACAGCTATTTCAAACAAAACTGCCCCAACTCTTACGCATACGCCTTCGACGAATCAAGCGGTACTGCGCTCTGGACGTGCGACTCCGGTCTGAACGCCGACTATACTCTGACCTTCTGCCCTTGA
- a CDS encoding Thaumatin-like protein 1 has product MKATFISTALTFAIGASARTFTVYNACPFTIWPAIFTDLNVAPNVPSYTTGWEAKPYTKVSFTVPDNWKAGRIWGRRNCDFSKNPGPNSCITGGCNGGLQCNSRTGTGVPPATVAEWTLEGAENKDYYDVSLVDGYNLPMRITNNKGCPVADCPVDLGPNCPAALKGPYDASGFPVGCKSACFANLDGNQGNSGNCCSGSHNTPETCPSSGVAYYSYFKKNCPKAYAYAYDEGSGTALWTCPSSLKADYTLTFCP; this is encoded by the exons ATGAAGGCGACATTCATATCCACTGCTTTAACCTTTGCAATTGGGGCATCTGCTCGCACCTTCACT GTCTACAACGCATGCCCGTTCACAATTTG GCCGGCA ATTTTTACCGACCTGAACGTCGCGCCGAATGTTCCTTCGTACACAACAGG ATGGGAGGCGAAACCTTACACCAAAGTGTCATTCACGGTACCTGACAATTGGAAGGCGGGTCGTATCTGG GGAAGACGTAACTGCGATTTCAGCAAAAACCCGGGACCAAACTCGTGCATAACAGGAGGCTGTAATGGAGGTCTCCAATGCAATTCTCGCACCGGAACT GGTGTTCCTCCTGCAACTGTTGCAGAATGGACTTTGGAAGGCGCCGAGAACAAGGACTATTACGACG TCTCTCTGGTTGACGGTTATAATCTTCCAATGAG GATTACTAACAATAAAGGATGCCCAGTGGCTGACTGCCCGGTCGACTTAGGTCCGAACT GCCCCGCTGCATTGAAAGGACCGTACGACGCTTCCGGATTCCCAGTTGGCTGCAAGTCGGCTTGCTTTGCCAACCTTGATGGGAATCAAG GAAACTCTGGTAATTGCTGTTCTGGAAGTCACAATACCCCTGAGACGTGCCCATCTTCAG GAGTTGCATACTACAGCTACTTCA AGAAAAATTGTCCGAAAGCATATGCCTATGCTTACGATGAAGGTAGCGGCACAGCCCTCTGGACCTGCCCATCAAGCCTCAAGGCTGACTATACCCTCACTTTCTGCCCCTAA
- a CDS encoding UPF0523 protein B, whose product MSTSEITRQVAQEWFGYVQNHHYEKLDALATPTANWWVGGSKDKIPVAGDMPYPQRRQSTQQLNEGADKSSTELVGLTVDGSVAVLEVHRTLDGPGEKHYDTYAIVKLILNEEGKIQEVREYLDFFALFKYLGVPGF is encoded by the coding sequence ATGTCCACCAGCGAAATTACCCGCCAAGTCGCTCAAGAATGGTTTGGATACGTCCAGAACCACCATTATGAGAAACTAGATGCGCTCGCTACGCCCACCGCCAACTGGTGGGTTGGCGGGTCGAAGGACAAGATCCCGGTGGCAGGAGATATGCCTTACCCTCAGCGTCGGCAGAGCACACAACAGCTAAACGAAGGCGCCGACAAAAGTTCCACGGAGCTCGTCGGGCTGACGGTCGACGGGAGCGTCGCTGTGCTCGAAGTTCACCGAACCCTTGACGGACCGGGCGAGAAGCATTACGATACATATGCGATTGTGAAACTGATACTTAACGAGGAGGGCAAGATCCAGGAGGTTAGGGAGTATTTGGATTTCTTTGCGCTTTTCAAATATCTTGGTGTTCCAGGATTCTAG